In the Zingiber officinale cultivar Zhangliang chromosome 5A, Zo_v1.1, whole genome shotgun sequence genome, AAATTTTCCAACGAAATTTAGATTTTGACGCTGATTGCCAACGAATTCTGCGACGAAAATAAATTTGTTGTTAATATCCAACGAATTTATTTCGTTGCTATTTTAGTTGCTAATTAGCGACAAATTTGTTTTTCGTTGCAAATGctgttgcaaatttgcaacgaatattattcgttgcaaattttcgTCCCTAAATTACAGTTTTTTGTAGTGCTCCTTCTTTCCCCTAACTGTTGACTGTCACGcccctttgacttctgactgtctggCCTGATCTGACCCCacctttatgcaccgtatcacccTAGAAGGCACCTCGGGTACTTTTCACCTGAggctttttgtgctcttcttaCCCTACAAAGCATGTTAGTCTAATAAACTAAATAATAACCtataagacaagtgttagcacaataatactgAGTAATAATTAGACCATGTCTCcccgagaccaagatctagtaggtctcaatttagggatctaaAATGGACCTAGACTGGACCAGTGCTTACTGTCCCTCAATTGGGACGCATCCTCaaatcactctcctccaatgacttacctttacttaccaacttaCAATTAGTTGACTAGCCTCATGACCCATCAGGTCTTCATTCCAGTTGTCAAGTCCGCAAACCAACTGGACTTCTGTCGGTTGTCAAGTTCCACACACCCAACCGGCTTCCTGTCAGATATCAAGTCGAcctgttgacctatctagacttcggaCCAACTATATGATCCCACGGACCTaattggatttcagcctggtgtcaggtccttcaaacCCGTtaattcctacacacttggtaaagtacttAGATTACAAAAATATCTAACTTAAGtcacttgttattcatcaaaacctgagttagactgttattACAAACTACACTAACACATAGATCTTTAAATTTTGTATGCATGAATGCAAACAAAGTCTGATTCCGAATTCTAAATTAAAAGTTATATGATCCAGTCTGAAAGCACAAAAGATGGTTGGTTGGAAAAGATAGCTCTGATATTAACCAAATAAAGACTCCTTGTTGTCCTACGTGTCATAAAGAACATTAGCAATCGAGCCAGGGAAAAGGTCCCTGGCACAGGCCTTCGGACACTCAAgttagtaatcaagtcaagtagATAAATAGTCAAATGAACAATAGCTACGAGCGTATAAAATTATGTAGCATCGCATACCTGTGCTTATAGATGGAGACCCGgcccccttttatagtgttactGTTTACATGTGTGCGAATCTCAAAGCatttctagaaaaaaaaatagatcataAAGATGCTCTGACATATATCCTAAAATGAACCCACAATCtctatatttggtaaaaaaaaaaaaagtttctaaTGTACAGCTTGCATGCAGAATATTCTATGTCCTCCGTGTCACAAAACGTCAAAAGAGAAACATTGAGATGATGGACCATTAATGTGCTATGTGGATGAGCCGACTGAGTGCCCTCCAGTGTCCGGTCAGACCCCACTCTTGGATAGGGTTGGCTCAGCTAAAGAAAACAGACCATCCTGAGGACTCGGCCTTTGTAAGGGCTCGGCTCGGCCAAGAAAAGTGGTCGGTCGATCGGTCGGCCTTAGAAGAGTGGCGGGTCGACCAGGAGGAATGGTGGATCGACCAAGAAGAGTGGCGGATCAACCAAAGTGGCGACTCGGTCAAGAAGAATGACAGATTAGCTAGGAGTGGTGGATCGGCCAGAGTGACGAATCAGCCTTGGAAGAGTGACGAGTCGACCAGGAAAAATATTGGATCAGCCAAGATGGTAGATAGGCTAGTCGGATCAGTCGAGAAAGATGATCAATCTATCAATTTAACCTTCTTTTTACCCTTCTTTTTTACCCTCGTGACCGCTCTTCCTATTCTCCGTATCATAACCCATTGGAAATCCTGCAACagaagtaaataaaataaataaatatttaatttatataatgaaAAAAGGGAAAATATAAACGGCAAAGCAGATTTGAAGAATATGTTCTTCCCTTTGCATCTTCGCTCTTTGTCATTTCATCAAAACAGACGGATGGAGTGCTGCGTGCTCTCCAGAATATAATTTAGAGCACCAATAGCTTGACACCGTGGTTGCCAAGTAGCATAAAGTGTGAGGAGCTTTCTATTTGTTCATGGCACATTAACACTCTCAGAGACCTAAACCTGTGCCAAACCAAAGGAACTTGAATCGCATTCCTAGTTGGATTCACATCAGCAATCTTCAGTTGTGACGTTAATGCATGGATGAGTCTGAAGACCACCATCGTAAACTACTTGCTAGTTCCTACTTATAAAGCCATCAGTTGGAACTGAGCATTTCCTATGGAGATCATGAGTCACCTGAAAGCTACTGCTCCTTACGTAGGCATGATGGTGGTGCAATTGGCTTACGCGAGCTCAAGCATCCTTTGCAAGCTTGCATTGGATCAAGGGCTGAGCTTCCTGGCCTTAGCAGTGTACAGGCATCTGATTGCTCTTGCAGTCTTTGGTCCTCTTGCATTTGTGCTTGAAAGGTTCATAAACCAGCCTGCATTGGCTTGTGGTTGGAGTTTTGTGGATTCTGTTTTCTGATTCACTTGTTTGGTGCAGGAACCAGAGGCCTTCCTTATCGTTTTATGTTCTGGTGAGGATTTTCATCCTTGCTTTGtttgggacgactcttcatcaaAACGTCTACTATGCTGGGTTGAATTACACTTCCCCTACTGTTGCAAGTGCCCTGGGCAGTGTCATCCCAGCTTTTACCTTTATCATGGCAGCCATCTTGAGGTCTGTCCGTCAACTAGATTTGAGTTTCTTGGATCCTTCCTTTTTcctgaaaattgattttcataaCCATGTatagacataaaattaaaatcctattaAAAGCTAACACGACAAACACACAATCCCAAGAAGAAAAACATATTCTTGATCATAAAGAAATAAATTCAGACAACTCCAAGTTCACAGGATGGAAAAGGTCAGCATTAAGACTGCCAAAGGGCGGGCCAGGCTTGTAGGCACCATCTTATGCATTGGTGGTGTCCTAGTATTCACCTTTTGGAAGGGACATCTGTTGGAGGGCTTTGTCAGAACACCTTTGATTGAGGTACATGGCAGTGATCCTAAGAGAGGGGCTATCAATGATCAAGAGAATTGGCTTAAAGGCACTGCACTTATCCTAACCAGCCTTTTTGCCTATAGTGCGTGGCTTATTCTTCAGGTCATACTAGCTCTAACATTATCCTTTACGTATATTTGGCCTTTACATTATCATGCTGAATAACTTTACAGGCAGTTGTCTCTAGGATCTACCCTGCTAGACTGTCAATGAACACCTTGATGTGCTTCTTTGCATTGGTGCAATCTTCTGCCATTGCTCTCATCTTCGAAAGGAATGCTTCATCATGGAGAATGGATTGGAACATAAAACTTCTAGCAATCTGCTACAATGTATGTTCCTCTCATCTTAATTGCAGTCTTTAGAGATGAAACTCGAAGCCTAAAGTTTTTCTGAATACTTTGCAGGGCATTGTGATATCTTGCCTCACATACTACTTGCAAACATATTGTGTCAGTCAGAAGGGCCCGGTCTTCGTTGCCACATTCTCGCCGGTGCTTTTAGTGATAGTAGGGATAGCGTCGGCCTTCATCTTCGCAGAACGGCTTCATATTGGCAGGTGAACAGCTTGAATCCGAATCTATATAGCTCATGAGTAGTATATCAagttaaaatctaaaatttaagcATGGAGCTCAAGTTTTTGCAGCTTGATTGGAGCCACCATTATCATAGTGGGACTTTACTGCGTTCTATGGGGGAAAAGCAGTGATACGAATGAGAAGAATTCTGGAGTTGAAAAGAGTTCAGGGATGCATGCCACTGAAGGACAAGTAGAACATTGCTTGTGTTAGCTGAAGCCCTTTTAACAGAAACTGTATACGCATATACTGTCTCATACTAACTGAAGTGTATGAAATGCTAACTCATGTGATCTTATGGGGAAAGTAGTTCTCCTCAGTGAATTTGGATTTACAAAGGAGGATTTGAGAGGGGTGATTCTAGCAAACAATGCTTGTATAATCATTAATTTCACCAAGTCAACACATTCAGTGTGTATTTTCtacaaacaaagaaaacacaaaaggGAATAAGATGATAAATATTTTCCAACTAGATAATGAAAGTGTCAGATATCCATATGATTAGAGCTGTCAAGCACATATTTCAATGTGACCAGCCAAGCATGATCGGCCAGAACGTGAACAAAAATTAACCTTTCTATCTTTAAAATCATCACAAGTAGCATGGAATCTTTCACCGAACACTAACAATTAAAAGAAGAATATACGACTGGTGAAGCCAACGACTCGGACAATAGTTTACAAAGAGATGCTAAAGGGAAAAAAGATGCCACTTCATCAGTGAAGAAAACTCTACAGGCTGTTTCACTGGAAATCTTAtagattttttctttctttctgctCCAGCTTGACCATAAAATTAAGTATTTCTTGGACTTCTTTAGGATGAAAAAAAGATCAGAGTACCAGGCAAGCAACCAGCCTTTATAGAAAGGGTAGATCAGCTCCAACTCTCCCAATTGATGTTGATGTTCATCCTATGCACCACATTTTCCAGGATATAATATCTAACTTTCCTGGCACAGTTTTCTCCTTGCTTCTAAGTAAGGGTAAACCTTTTGGTACTCTAAAACAGACCAAATTAGGTGTCTAAGAGAGAATTCAGGCCAAAAAAGGTTCGGGGACTGTAA is a window encoding:
- the LOC121982810 gene encoding WAT1-related protein At5g07050-like, coding for MMVVQLAYASSSILCKLALDQGLSFLALAVYRHLIALAVFGPLAFVLERNQRPSLSFYVLVRIFILALFGTTLHQNVYYAGLNYTSPTVASALGSVIPAFTFIMAAILRMEKVSIKTAKGRARLVGTILCIGGVLVFTFWKGHLLEGFVRTPLIEVHGSDPKRGAINDQENWLKGTALILTSLFAYSAWLILQAVVSRIYPARLSMNTLMCFFALVQSSAIALIFERNASSWRMDWNIKLLAICYNGIVISCLTYYLQTYCVSQKGPVFVATFSPVLLVIVGIASAFIFAERLHIGSLIGATIIIVGLYCVLWGKSSDTNEKNSGVEKSSGMHATEGQVEHCLC